The Flavobacterium sp. 140616W15 sequence AGATAAAAGGTATGTAGATCCTTTTTTTGATGAAACTCTTATGAAATGTAAAGTTCATTATAATAATTCAACAAGATACAAAGTAGTGAGTAGCGTAGAAAATCTTATTGACTGGTCTACAGAATTGGTTTCTGTAGAGTTAAAGTCATTATTGTTTCATGTGTCTCGCTGTGGTTCTACAATGATGTGTCAGTCTTTGGCTGTTTCTCCTCAAAATATTGTGGTTTCTGAAGCTCCAATTATCGATCAAATTATAAGAAGTGATCTTTTTGATCTGGATAAAAAAAGGATTCTTATTAAATCAGTAATAGCATTATTGGGACAGAAGAGATTTGTTGAAGAAAAGAATTTAATTGTAAAATTGGATTCTTGGCATACATTTCAAATTGATGAATTGAGAGCGATTTTTCCTGAATTGCCTTTTGCACTGCTTTATAGAAACCCAAGTGAAGTATTGAAATCTCATGCAAAATTAAAAGGAATGCATATGGTTCCCAATTTGTTGCCTGCTACTGTTTTCGGAATTAGTGATGAGGAAATTCAAACAATTAGTTTTCAGCAATATGGAGCTGTAGTTTTAGAAAAGTATTTTCAATCTTATCTTGATTTTTACGGTACAGACAAAAATGTTGTAATGTATAACTATGAAGAGGGAATGAAATCTATTTTGGAGCGTTTTTTATCTTTTATCGATGCCGATTATTTTGTAGAAGAAGTAGATCAAATGTGTGAACGTTTAACAAGACATTCTAAAAAAGGAGATGTTACTTTTAAGGGAGATTCTTTTACAGATGATGTTTTGGTAATAGATTTGACTAAGGGGAATAGTCTTTATGAGAAATTAAATAGTAGCATAGCTAAATCTTTGGTTACCAATATAACTTAGGAAATTGTTTTTATAGTCTTAATTGTGTGGGTTTTTAGTATTTTTGCCACAAATATTATTGAAATGATTGATTTAGATTACC is a genomic window containing:
- a CDS encoding sulfotransferase family protein; translated protein: MENSDHPLLNWIPNKLVETDGNIYFEWIYLGDKRYVDPFFDETLMKCKVHYNNSTRYKVVSSVENLIDWSTELVSVELKSLLFHVSRCGSTMMCQSLAVSPQNIVVSEAPIIDQIIRSDLFDLDKKRILIKSVIALLGQKRFVEEKNLIVKLDSWHTFQIDELRAIFPELPFALLYRNPSEVLKSHAKLKGMHMVPNLLPATVFGISDEEIQTISFQQYGAVVLEKYFQSYLDFYGTDKNVVMYNYEEGMKSILERFLSFIDADYFVEEVDQMCERLTRHSKKGDVTFKGDSFTDDVLVIDLTKGNSLYEKLNSSIAKSLVTNIT